The following coding sequences are from one Streptomyces angustmyceticus window:
- a CDS encoding ScbR family autoregulator-binding transcription factor produces the protein MYVQIRAKTTRRSLLEAAAALFDEKGYAGTSISDISAHSGRTSGAIYFHYASKEKLALAVVEEHFATWPHLISRHQQPGLPALEKLVALSFEVARAFRDDIVVRAGARLWAERKAIDAQLPAPFLGWIEAVTQLLEEAGRNGELAPGVPPATTAHGIVCAFFGLHTVSDALDGRRNIEEHLDDLWHLLLRGLQAAPDPDALLARVRRPRHESRQSPGPA, from the coding sequence GTGTATGTGCAGATCCGGGCGAAGACGACACGCAGGTCCCTGCTCGAAGCGGCAGCAGCCCTGTTCGACGAAAAGGGCTACGCCGGTACCAGCATCAGCGACATCAGCGCGCATTCCGGCCGCACCAGCGGTGCCATCTACTTCCACTACGCCAGCAAGGAGAAGCTCGCCCTCGCCGTCGTCGAGGAGCATTTCGCCACCTGGCCGCATTTGATCAGCCGGCACCAGCAGCCGGGGCTGCCCGCGCTGGAGAAACTCGTCGCGCTGAGTTTCGAGGTGGCCCGGGCCTTCCGTGACGACATCGTCGTACGGGCCGGAGCCCGCCTCTGGGCCGAGCGCAAGGCCATCGACGCCCAGCTCCCCGCGCCGTTCCTCGGCTGGATCGAGGCGGTCACCCAGCTGCTCGAAGAGGCCGGCCGCAACGGTGAACTCGCGCCCGGTGTGCCGCCCGCCACCACCGCCCACGGCATCGTCTGCGCCTTCTTCGGCCTGCACACCGTCTCCGACGCCCTGGACGGACGCCGGAACATCGAGGAGCACCTCGACGACCTGTGGCATCTGCTGCTCCGCGGTCTGCAGGCCGCGCCGGATCCGGACGCGCTGCTCGCCCGGGTGCGCCGGCCGCGCCACGAGAGCCGGCAGTCCCCCGGGCCGGCCTAG